One window of Polycladomyces zharkentensis genomic DNA carries:
- a CDS encoding putative polysaccharide biosynthesis protein: MSRGYSFVRGAAILGAAAFVSKLLGALYKVPYQNITGNEGLFVYQQVYPLYSTLLLLATAGFPTAISKMVSERLAEGDRDAAGRIFRVATVILSMTGFCLFVLLFAGAEMIAAWMGSQQLLTVPIRTVSFALLVVPVVSVIRGYFQGHQDMMPTAVSQVMEQLVRVATILIAAWWFMTTGAGVVMAGAGAMFGAFTGAAAALVFLLITWNRHLRGQAAHRGPARDQRENEWQIARQLLELSLPICLGSLVLPLLSLTDSFTVTNILLHQGWQPAEAVEAKGIFDRGQPLIQFASFFAGALSLSLVPAIASERVHRDEKEVRRLSNSALRLTVMVGLPASVGLAIVAGPTNVMLYEDGEGTAALSILAFAALFSMVKMTAAGVLQGLGNVYVPARNLLIGVAVKVAANLLLIPVWDIRGAALATVLGYGVAAQLNLRTLRRMGYGWKWRDALLPFAGPTAVMSLSSWSAMWGLEWMMAGWLPERLMMTVVALVSVSIGVAVYGFALIRFGIVSRADLENMPKIGPKLIPLVERWRRSDM, encoded by the coding sequence ATGTCGCGGGGTTATTCCTTCGTCCGAGGGGCGGCCATTCTGGGTGCCGCCGCTTTCGTGTCCAAACTGCTCGGGGCATTGTACAAAGTGCCCTACCAAAACATCACGGGCAATGAGGGGTTGTTCGTCTACCAGCAGGTATATCCGTTGTACAGTACCTTGTTGTTGCTTGCCACCGCCGGATTTCCCACGGCGATATCCAAGATGGTATCCGAACGTCTGGCTGAGGGGGATCGTGATGCGGCCGGACGGATTTTCCGCGTGGCAACGGTCATCCTAAGTATGACCGGATTCTGTTTGTTTGTCTTGTTGTTTGCCGGAGCAGAAATGATCGCCGCGTGGATGGGGAGTCAACAACTGCTTACGGTCCCGATCCGGACCGTGTCGTTTGCATTGCTGGTGGTACCGGTTGTATCCGTCATCCGCGGCTATTTTCAAGGACATCAGGACATGATGCCCACGGCGGTTTCCCAGGTGATGGAACAGTTGGTGCGCGTCGCCACCATCTTGATTGCCGCGTGGTGGTTTATGACCACCGGAGCGGGTGTCGTGATGGCGGGTGCTGGGGCAATGTTTGGCGCGTTTACCGGTGCGGCGGCTGCATTGGTGTTCCTGCTGATCACGTGGAACCGACATTTGCGCGGGCAAGCCGCACACCGGGGACCCGCTCGCGATCAACGTGAAAATGAATGGCAAATTGCCCGTCAACTGTTGGAATTGTCACTGCCGATCTGCTTGGGGTCCTTGGTTTTGCCGTTATTGTCACTGACGGATTCCTTTACCGTCACCAACATTTTGTTGCATCAGGGATGGCAACCGGCAGAAGCTGTTGAGGCCAAAGGCATTTTTGACCGCGGACAACCGTTGATCCAATTTGCATCCTTTTTTGCCGGTGCATTGTCCTTGTCGCTGGTGCCGGCCATCGCCTCGGAAAGAGTTCATCGCGATGAGAAAGAAGTACGCCGTCTCTCCAATTCTGCTCTGCGGTTGACAGTGATGGTGGGTTTGCCCGCCTCCGTCGGGTTGGCGATCGTTGCCGGGCCGACCAATGTGATGTTGTATGAAGATGGAGAGGGAACGGCCGCGCTGTCCATCTTGGCTTTCGCCGCTTTGTTTTCCATGGTGAAAATGACGGCGGCCGGCGTGTTGCAGGGGTTGGGCAACGTATATGTGCCCGCGCGTAATTTGTTGATCGGTGTGGCGGTGAAAGTGGCGGCCAACTTGCTGTTGATTCCCGTCTGGGATATTCGGGGCGCCGCTTTGGCCACAGTGTTGGGTTACGGCGTGGCGGCCCAGTTGAACTTGCGAACGCTGAGACGGATGGGATATGGATGGAAATGGCGGGATGCATTGCTCCCGTTTGCCGGACCGACGGCCGTGATGAGCCTGTCGTCATGGTCCGCGATGTGGGGATTGGAGTGGATGATGGCGGGGTGGCTGCCGGAACGTCTGATGATGACGGTCGTTGCGCTGGTCTCGGTGTCCATCGGTGTGGCCGTGTACGGATTTGCTTTGATCCGCTTTGGTATCGTAAGCAGGGCGGATCTCGAAAACATGCCGAAGATCGGTCCCAAACTGATTCCGCTGGTGGAGCGGTGGCGCCGGTCTGATATGTAA
- the spoVT gene encoding stage V sporulation protein T: MKATGIVRRIDDLGRVVIPKEIRRTLRIREGDPLEIFVDRDGEVILKKYSPIGELGDFAQEYAESLFENLQHVTLICDRDSVIAVAGASKKDYLEKPVGSLVESCMDQRRTLLEANPTRAELIRDMPEPYQSYVVAPIIAGGDPIGAVILLTKKEGVRMGDLEVKIAGTAAGFLGKQMEQ; the protein is encoded by the coding sequence ATGAAAGCAACCGGCATCGTCCGGCGCATCGACGATTTGGGTCGTGTGGTCATTCCAAAGGAAATTCGCCGGACGCTTCGCATTCGGGAAGGAGACCCATTGGAAATCTTTGTGGATCGTGACGGAGAAGTGATCTTGAAAAAATATTCCCCCATTGGTGAGTTGGGGGATTTTGCTCAAGAGTATGCGGAATCCTTGTTTGAAAATCTTCAACATGTCACCTTGATCTGTGATCGGGACAGCGTGATCGCCGTCGCCGGCGCCTCCAAGAAAGATTATCTGGAAAAACCGGTGGGCAGCCTGGTGGAATCCTGCATGGATCAGCGACGCACCCTTTTGGAAGCCAATCCTACCCGGGCAGAACTGATTCGTGACATGCCTGAACCATATCAATCGTACGTGGTGGCACCGATCATCGCGGGCGGGGACCCGATCGGCGCCGTGATCCTCCTGACCAAAAAAGAAGGCGTGCGCATGGGAGACCTGGAAGTGAAGATTGCGGGGACGGCCGCCGGATTTTTGGGTAAGCAGATGGAGCAATGA
- a CDS encoding peptidylprolyl isomerase produces MRRMNKGLAALLVLLLMVSIFATACGADKDQSTSGQKQNPAGQAAFPLKTDSKKVIAEYNGGKVTEGEFNLYLNILGFFQPQVSMMIQMPGMKQEIAKQYIGEMMVARQVGDSAEFQKKADETLKKMEEQVKQSLGNPKESFDQILKKAGFTKPQLKAFIIRGEKVSSYFEKQLKPEQLKAEYDKSDQFYTVKANHILISVQDGKRSDADAKKRALEVKQKLEKGGDFTQLAKQYSDDPGSKNSGGLIEGKPEDFATEFANAVKTLPLNKISDPVKTMYGYHIIKVTERKKQPFDQVKDEVKQMLVEKYYKEYLNKNVKVSKWNLPKESQPTVPGSGTTGGQGQPAAPSQ; encoded by the coding sequence ATGCGGCGAATGAATAAAGGCCTCGCGGCCTTGTTGGTGCTTCTGCTGATGGTGTCGATCTTTGCCACGGCATGTGGAGCGGATAAAGATCAATCCACCTCCGGACAAAAACAAAATCCGGCCGGACAAGCCGCTTTCCCGCTGAAGACGGACAGCAAAAAGGTGATCGCGGAATACAACGGTGGAAAAGTGACCGAAGGCGAGTTCAATCTGTATCTGAACATTCTCGGCTTTTTTCAGCCGCAAGTCTCCATGATGATCCAAATGCCCGGCATGAAACAGGAAATCGCCAAGCAATACATCGGGGAAATGATGGTCGCCCGTCAAGTGGGGGACAGTGCGGAGTTCCAGAAAAAAGCGGATGAAACACTGAAAAAGATGGAGGAACAGGTCAAACAATCCTTGGGCAATCCCAAGGAATCCTTCGATCAGATTTTGAAGAAAGCGGGGTTTACCAAACCCCAGTTGAAGGCGTTCATCATTCGGGGGGAAAAGGTCTCCTCCTACTTTGAGAAGCAGTTGAAACCCGAGCAGTTGAAAGCCGAATACGACAAATCGGATCAGTTTTATACCGTGAAGGCCAATCACATTTTGATATCCGTTCAGGACGGCAAGCGTTCCGACGCTGATGCAAAGAAGCGGGCGCTGGAAGTAAAGCAGAAATTGGAGAAGGGCGGGGACTTTACCCAGTTGGCCAAGCAGTACTCGGATGATCCCGGCTCCAAAAATTCGGGAGGCCTCATCGAAGGCAAACCGGAGGATTTCGCCACGGAATTCGCCAATGCGGTGAAAACCCTCCCGTTGAACAAAATTAGCGACCCGGTCAAAACGATGTACGGTTACCACATCATCAAGGTGACGGAGCGGAAAAAGCAACCGTTTGACCAGGTCAAAGACGAAGTGAAACAAATGCTGGTTGAAAAGTATTACAAGGAGTACCTGAACAAAAACGTAAAGGTGTCCAAGTGGAACCTGCCGAAAGAATCGCAACCGACCGTTCCGGGATCGGGAACGACCGGCGGACAGGGTCAGCCCGCCGCCCCCAGTCAATGA
- the mfd gene encoding transcription-repair coupling factor, with the protein MKPLIHLFREDKDFQSTVEGLRMGLSEQMVAGLTGTARMLYVASLYREIGQPVMVVTHNLNQAQKAVEDLYELLPKEEVMLYPANELVTTEIALAGDETLGERVDVLSRLSRGFTGVFVVPFAGLRKLFPPQTTVKASHIRLKVGEERPIDPLVDQLVKIGYERVEMVEKPGEFSVRGGILDVYPVTFQDPVRMEWFGDELDSIRPFSAADQRSYDKWEEVLIPPARELFADAERLYQAGEKAAGFLEERLSAVKDPALKKKLIEGIGWEIEQLKSGQWFTGIYKYITLIYPDCQSLLDYMPKDTVLVMDEPARIMETARQMEREEGEWQTALLQQGEFLPQLKISHSYEECLFRVKHPRIALSLFMRQVQGFQPQNVVQFICRSMQQFHGQMHVLKTEWERWQKSKFRVIFTASSEERAERLKRVLADYGMELEHDRVDAPPFAGRPVVRITSLQNGFELSAIKLAVVTEGEVFTQKQRRMRRPAKMSHAEKIKDYQELQPGDYVVHVNHGIGRYAGIETLNVGGLHKDYLLIQYAGNDKLYVPIDQIDQVQKYVGAEEKTPKVYSLGGSEWSKVKNKVRSSVQDIANDLIKLYAKRQAAKGFAFSPDTPYQREFDAMFPYEETPDQERSIREIKADMEKPQPMDRLLCGDVGYGKTEVAIRAAFKATMDGKQVAVLVPTTILAQQHYETFKERFAGFPVEIRVLSRFRTRKEQKETIEGVKNGTVDIVIGTHRLLSKDVQFKDLGLLIIDEEQRFGVKHKERIKQMKHNIDVLTLTATPIPRTLHMAMMGVRDLSVIETPPENRFPVQTYVLEYSAALVREAIERELARDGQVYFLYNQVQGIEQMAEQIRLLVPEARVAVAHGQMPETELERVMLDFLDGEYDVLVSTTIIETGVDIPNVNTLIIYDADKMGLSQLYQLRGRVGRSNRIAYAYFTYQRDKVLTETAEKRLQAIKEFTELGSGFKIAMRDLAIRGAGNLLGAEQHGHIASVGFELYSQMLKEAIAELQGTEQQEQPLEPQIELNADAYLPSDYIPDEKQKIELYKKIRAIHTLEEARDLEEEIEDRFGDLPQPVQTLLRIARIRAYALKYGIEEIQQKGQEIAIRLHPDQNQVVDGQRLFRLAQEFPGRVRLSSGQRIGIIFKTAGLSPADALEMVERFLIKYEAVPKTKGAIQNAANE; encoded by the coding sequence GTGAAGCCCTTGATACACTTGTTTCGAGAGGACAAGGATTTTCAGTCCACAGTGGAAGGATTGAGAATGGGGCTGTCCGAGCAAATGGTCGCGGGACTGACGGGAACTGCACGGATGTTGTATGTGGCTTCCTTGTACCGTGAAATCGGACAGCCGGTGATGGTGGTCACGCACAACTTGAACCAGGCGCAAAAAGCGGTGGAAGACTTGTACGAGCTGTTGCCGAAAGAAGAGGTGATGTTGTATCCCGCCAACGAATTGGTCACGACGGAAATCGCGCTCGCCGGAGATGAGACGCTCGGGGAACGGGTAGATGTGTTGTCCCGTCTCTCGCGCGGATTTACCGGCGTTTTTGTCGTGCCTTTTGCCGGATTGCGCAAGCTGTTTCCGCCCCAAACCACGGTGAAGGCCAGTCACATCCGGTTGAAAGTGGGAGAGGAACGGCCGATTGACCCGTTGGTGGATCAACTGGTCAAAATCGGTTACGAACGGGTGGAAATGGTGGAGAAACCCGGTGAATTCAGCGTTCGCGGCGGGATTTTGGACGTGTATCCGGTTACATTCCAGGACCCGGTCCGCATGGAGTGGTTTGGAGACGAACTGGATTCGATTCGGCCGTTTTCCGCAGCAGATCAACGTTCCTACGACAAATGGGAAGAGGTGTTGATCCCGCCGGCCCGCGAATTGTTCGCCGATGCTGAAAGGTTGTATCAGGCGGGAGAAAAAGCGGCGGGCTTCCTGGAAGAACGTCTTTCGGCTGTCAAGGACCCCGCGCTTAAAAAGAAGCTCATAGAAGGAATCGGTTGGGAAATCGAACAGTTGAAATCGGGACAATGGTTTACCGGCATCTATAAATATATCACGCTCATCTATCCGGATTGTCAGAGTTTGCTGGACTACATGCCCAAAGACACCGTGCTGGTAATGGACGAACCGGCCCGGATCATGGAGACCGCCCGTCAGATGGAGCGGGAAGAAGGGGAATGGCAGACCGCCTTGTTGCAGCAGGGAGAGTTTCTGCCTCAGCTAAAAATTTCCCACTCTTACGAGGAATGCCTGTTTCGCGTGAAACATCCGCGGATCGCTCTGTCGTTGTTTATGCGGCAGGTGCAGGGATTCCAACCGCAAAACGTCGTACAGTTCATCTGTCGGAGCATGCAACAGTTTCACGGACAGATGCATGTGCTCAAAACGGAGTGGGAGCGGTGGCAAAAGTCCAAGTTCCGCGTCATTTTCACCGCGAGCAGCGAGGAGCGGGCGGAACGGTTGAAGCGGGTGTTGGCCGATTACGGGATGGAGCTGGAGCACGACCGTGTGGATGCACCTCCGTTTGCCGGTCGGCCCGTCGTGCGCATCACCTCTTTGCAAAACGGATTTGAATTGAGTGCGATCAAGCTGGCGGTGGTGACCGAAGGGGAGGTATTTACCCAGAAACAGCGCCGGATGCGCCGCCCCGCCAAAATGAGCCACGCCGAAAAGATCAAGGATTACCAAGAGCTCCAACCCGGCGACTATGTCGTTCACGTCAACCACGGCATCGGGCGATATGCGGGAATCGAGACGCTCAACGTGGGCGGATTGCACAAGGATTATCTCTTGATCCAATACGCCGGAAACGACAAACTGTACGTTCCGATCGATCAGATCGACCAAGTGCAGAAATATGTCGGCGCAGAGGAAAAAACGCCCAAAGTGTACAGCTTGGGTGGCAGCGAGTGGAGCAAGGTCAAAAACAAAGTACGGTCGTCCGTACAAGACATCGCCAACGATCTGATCAAACTGTACGCCAAACGGCAGGCGGCCAAAGGCTTCGCCTTTTCTCCGGACACCCCCTATCAACGGGAATTCGATGCGATGTTCCCGTATGAGGAGACGCCCGATCAGGAGCGGTCCATCCGCGAGATCAAGGCGGATATGGAAAAGCCCCAGCCGATGGACCGACTGTTGTGCGGCGATGTGGGTTACGGGAAGACGGAAGTGGCCATCCGCGCCGCGTTCAAAGCGACGATGGACGGCAAACAGGTGGCGGTGCTGGTACCCACCACCATTTTGGCGCAACAGCACTATGAGACGTTCAAGGAGCGCTTTGCCGGTTTTCCGGTGGAAATCCGCGTGCTGAGCCGGTTCCGCACGCGCAAGGAGCAAAAGGAGACGATCGAAGGCGTCAAGAACGGCACGGTTGACATCGTCATCGGTACGCATCGCCTGTTGTCCAAGGACGTGCAGTTCAAGGATCTGGGACTTTTGATCATCGACGAGGAACAGCGGTTCGGCGTCAAACACAAAGAGCGGATCAAACAGATGAAGCACAACATCGACGTACTCACGCTGACGGCCACTCCGATTCCGCGCACCCTGCACATGGCGATGATGGGGGTACGCGATTTGTCCGTCATTGAAACGCCGCCGGAAAACCGTTTCCCCGTGCAGACATATGTCCTTGAGTATTCCGCCGCATTGGTGCGGGAAGCGATCGAGCGGGAGCTGGCGCGTGACGGGCAGGTGTATTTCCTTTACAACCAAGTGCAGGGAATCGAGCAAATGGCGGAGCAAATCCGGTTATTGGTGCCGGAAGCGCGCGTGGCCGTCGCGCACGGGCAAATGCCTGAAACGGAACTGGAGCGCGTCATGCTGGATTTCCTTGACGGAGAATACGACGTGCTCGTCAGCACCACGATCATCGAGACAGGGGTGGATATCCCCAACGTCAACACGCTCATCATCTATGATGCGGACAAAATGGGCTTGTCGCAGCTCTACCAGTTGCGGGGTCGTGTCGGTCGGTCCAACCGGATCGCCTACGCCTATTTCACTTATCAGCGGGACAAGGTGCTGACCGAAACGGCAGAAAAGCGACTGCAAGCAATCAAGGAGTTTACCGAACTGGGTTCCGGTTTCAAAATCGCCATGCGGGATTTGGCGATCCGCGGTGCGGGGAATCTGTTGGGAGCTGAACAGCACGGGCATATCGCCAGTGTCGGCTTTGAATTGTACTCTCAGATGCTGAAAGAAGCGATCGCCGAATTGCAAGGCACGGAACAACAGGAGCAGCCGCTGGAGCCGCAGATCGAACTGAATGCCGACGCCTATCTGCCTTCGGATTACATTCCGGACGAGAAACAAAAGATCGAGCTGTACAAAAAGATTCGCGCCATACACACGTTGGAAGAAGCACGCGATCTCGAAGAAGAGATCGAGGACCGGTTCGGAGATTTGCCCCAACCGGTACAAACCCTGTTGCGCATCGCCCGGATCCGGGCTTACGCGTTGAAATACGGGATCGAGGAGATTCAGCAGAAGGGACAGGAAATCGCCATCCGTCTGCATCCGGATCAAAACCAGGTGGTGGATGGGCAACGCCTGTTCCGGCTGGCGCAGGAGTTTCCGGGACGCGTCCGCCTGTCGTCCGGTCAGCGGATCGGCATCATCTTCAAGACCGCGGGCCTGTCTCCGGCCGACGCGCTGGAAATGGTTGAGCGTTTTCTGATAAAATATGAAGCGGTTCCCAAAACGAAAGGAGCAATTCAAAATGCGGCGAATGAATAA
- a CDS encoding anti-sigma-F factor Fin has translation MEIRYVCRICDQTIGQLSAENITEWQLGFHWLTPDERKDIISDDMDGGTLVKVVCETCQEMLNRSPELSLLPRPLQ, from the coding sequence ATGGAAATCAGATACGTTTGCAGAATTTGCGATCAGACGATCGGTCAACTGTCGGCAGAAAATATTACAGAATGGCAGTTAGGGTTTCATTGGTTGACCCCTGATGAACGGAAGGATATAATATCTGATGATATGGATGGCGGCACCCTGGTAAAGGTAGTTTGTGAAACGTGCCAGGAGATGCTGAACCGTTCACCGGAATTGTCTCTGTTGCCCCGGCCATTGCAGTGA
- the pth gene encoding aminoacyl-tRNA hydrolase has translation MKLIVGLGNPGPRYENTRHNVGFWVIDRLSEQWGIPVNKNKWNGLSGTGRVGTETVTLLKPMTFMNLSGESVRPAMDWLKCTVEDVLIIYDDLDLPLGQLRLRLKGSSGGHNGVKSVIQHLGTQSVKRIKIGIGRPETPQPIPDYVLSPFAPREQDTILSAVRRAADAVSRWVETDSFLIAMNEFNQ, from the coding sequence GTGAAGTTGATTGTCGGTTTGGGGAATCCCGGCCCCCGTTACGAGAATACGAGACACAACGTCGGATTTTGGGTGATTGACCGGCTGAGTGAGCAATGGGGGATTCCGGTCAACAAGAACAAATGGAACGGGTTGAGCGGTACAGGACGGGTGGGGACGGAAACCGTCACATTGCTCAAGCCGATGACATTCATGAACCTGTCCGGGGAATCGGTGCGCCCGGCGATGGATTGGTTGAAATGCACTGTGGAAGATGTCCTGATCATTTACGATGACCTGGACTTGCCGCTCGGTCAACTTCGTCTCCGGCTCAAGGGCAGTTCCGGAGGGCATAACGGAGTGAAGTCCGTTATCCAGCACCTGGGAACGCAATCGGTCAAGCGGATCAAGATCGGCATCGGCAGACCGGAGACACCGCAACCGATTCCCGACTATGTGCTGTCTCCGTTTGCTCCCCGTGAACAGGACACCATCCTATCGGCCGTACGCCGTGCGGCGGATGCTGTGTCGCGTTGGGTGGAGACGGATTCCTTCCTGATCGCGATGAACGAATTCAATCAATGA
- a CDS encoding 50S ribosomal protein L25/general stress protein Ctc, protein MALTIQAQRREARPKALKTKLRKQGRVPGVFYGKEIEPQLLHVDEVQLARCLQQGAATSVIQLELDDQTYPVIIREWQRDELRDKLLHVDFYAVEMDEPIDTEVPLVLEGEPKGVKVGGVLQQQLREVEIRALPDRIPEVLTLDVSELEIGDTVTLQAVKLPDGVKLLSDPDEVVAAVTRPQVAGTDEGESEAESAVETATVNS, encoded by the coding sequence ATGGCACTGACGATTCAAGCACAACGCCGAGAAGCACGACCGAAAGCGCTGAAAACAAAGTTGCGTAAGCAAGGGCGCGTACCGGGGGTATTCTACGGCAAAGAAATAGAGCCTCAATTGCTGCATGTGGACGAAGTGCAATTGGCGCGCTGCTTGCAACAAGGTGCCGCGACCTCTGTAATTCAACTGGAACTGGATGATCAAACATACCCGGTCATCATACGCGAATGGCAACGGGATGAATTGAGAGATAAATTGCTGCACGTGGATTTCTACGCCGTGGAAATGGACGAGCCGATCGATACGGAAGTGCCTCTGGTGCTCGAAGGGGAGCCGAAAGGGGTGAAAGTAGGCGGGGTGCTGCAACAGCAGTTGCGTGAGGTGGAAATCCGCGCATTGCCTGATCGGATTCCTGAGGTCTTGACCTTGGACGTCAGCGAACTGGAAATTGGTGACACCGTCACCCTGCAGGCCGTCAAATTGCCGGACGGTGTGAAACTGTTGTCTGATCCTGATGAGGTCGTGGCCGCCGTGACGCGACCGCAAGTGGCGGGTACGGACGAAGGAGAAAGCGAAGCGGAGTCGGCTGTGGAAACAGCGACTGTCAACAGTTAA
- a CDS encoding ribose-phosphate diphosphokinase — translation MSQLRQSRLQLFTCNSNPGLAREIADHIGVPLGDAEVGKFSDGEIHVKLDESVRGSDVYVIQSTCHPVNQHLMELLVMVDALKRASARTINVVIPYYGYARQDRKTRARDPITAKLVANLIETAGADRVITMDLHANQIQGFFDIPVDHLLGVPILADYFIKKKLDDVVVVSPDHGGVIRARKLAERLEAPIAIIDKRRPEPNVAEVMNIVGDVKGKKAIIIDDIIDTAGTITLAANALLEQGAKEVYACCTHPVFSGPAIDRIRQANIKEMVVTNTIPLPKEKQLDKIKVLSVASLIGEAIIRVHEELSVSKLFD, via the coding sequence ATGTCTCAACTTCGTCAATCACGTTTGCAGTTGTTTACCTGTAATTCCAATCCCGGTTTGGCCCGGGAAATCGCCGATCACATCGGCGTACCACTGGGAGACGCCGAAGTGGGAAAATTCAGTGATGGAGAGATTCACGTCAAATTGGACGAAAGCGTTCGTGGGTCGGATGTCTATGTCATCCAATCCACCTGCCACCCGGTCAACCAGCATCTGATGGAACTGCTGGTGATGGTGGATGCACTCAAACGGGCATCTGCTCGTACCATCAACGTTGTGATCCCATACTATGGGTATGCGCGCCAGGACCGCAAAACACGGGCGCGTGATCCGATCACGGCCAAGCTGGTTGCCAACCTGATCGAGACGGCGGGCGCGGACCGGGTGATTACCATGGATCTGCATGCCAACCAGATCCAGGGCTTTTTTGATATTCCGGTGGACCATTTGTTGGGTGTGCCCATTTTGGCCGACTACTTCATCAAAAAGAAATTGGATGATGTCGTCGTGGTTTCCCCCGATCACGGTGGTGTGATCCGGGCGCGGAAGTTGGCCGAGCGACTGGAAGCGCCGATCGCCATCATTGACAAACGGCGTCCGGAACCCAATGTCGCCGAAGTGATGAACATCGTCGGGGATGTAAAGGGCAAAAAAGCGATCATCATCGACGATATCATCGACACTGCGGGGACGATCACGCTGGCTGCCAATGCTTTGCTGGAGCAGGGAGCCAAAGAAGTCTACGCCTGCTGCACGCACCCGGTCTTTTCCGGTCCGGCGATTGATCGGATCCGGCAAGCCAACATCAAGGAAATGGTCGTCACCAACACCATTCCCTTGCCGAAGGAAAAACAGCTGGACAAAATCAAGGTATTGTCTGTGGCATCTCTGATCGGTGAAGCAATTATCCGCGTTCATGAGGAACTGTCCGTCAGCAAGTTGTTTGACTGA
- the glmU gene encoding bifunctional UDP-N-acetylglucosamine diphosphorylase/glucosamine-1-phosphate N-acetyltransferase GlmU: protein MSDLFAIVLAAGQGTRMKSRKHKVLHPVCGKAIIDHILDQLERLGTAQTIVVVGHHAESVQAHVGDRATFVLQEEQLGTAHAVRQAEGILADKEGTTLVLNGDHPLFTADTLERLVRSHRERQSAATVLTAELADPTGYGRVVRGEDGRVVRIVEHKDATEEERLIREVNTGTFCFDNRLLFESLKEVNNDNQQGEYYLPDVITILQKKGKHIGAEIIDDPDEAHGVNNRVQLAEAEAIMRRRLLKAHMMNGVTVIDPANTYIEADVQIGADTVIHPGSHLRAGTVIGEGCVIGPQADLTDVVVGDGAHIQYSVLKDARVDDGATVGPFAYVRPGSHLESSTKVGCFVDIKNARLGKGSKVSHLGYVGDADVGEGVNIGCGAVTVNYDGVNKHKTIIEDGAFIGCNVNLVAPVTVGKGAYVAAGSTITNDVPSDALAIARERQTNKPEYAKKLKDKHGK from the coding sequence ATGAGTGATCTTTTTGCCATCGTACTGGCCGCTGGACAGGGAACGCGGATGAAATCGCGCAAGCACAAGGTTTTGCATCCGGTATGCGGCAAAGCGATTATCGATCATATTCTGGACCAACTGGAGCGTTTGGGAACGGCTCAAACCATCGTGGTTGTCGGGCATCACGCCGAATCGGTACAAGCCCATGTCGGTGATCGCGCCACCTTCGTATTGCAGGAAGAGCAATTGGGAACGGCGCATGCGGTCCGTCAGGCGGAAGGGATTTTGGCGGACAAGGAAGGTACGACGCTCGTACTCAACGGCGACCACCCGCTCTTCACGGCGGATACGCTGGAGCGGCTCGTCCGCAGCCATCGGGAACGGCAATCGGCTGCCACCGTGTTGACGGCCGAACTGGCTGATCCGACGGGGTACGGCCGTGTGGTTCGTGGTGAAGACGGCCGCGTGGTACGGATTGTGGAGCACAAGGATGCCACTGAGGAAGAACGGCTGATTCGGGAGGTCAATACCGGTACGTTCTGTTTTGACAACCGTCTGCTGTTCGAATCGCTGAAGGAAGTGAACAACGACAACCAGCAAGGCGAATACTATCTGCCTGATGTGATCACCATTCTACAGAAGAAAGGGAAGCATATCGGGGCGGAAATCATCGACGACCCGGATGAAGCCCACGGGGTGAACAACCGGGTGCAGTTGGCGGAAGCGGAAGCGATCATGAGACGCCGGCTTCTGAAGGCACATATGATGAACGGGGTCACTGTGATCGATCCGGCCAACACTTACATCGAAGCGGATGTGCAAATCGGGGCTGACACCGTGATTCATCCCGGTTCCCATCTGCGAGCCGGTACGGTGATCGGGGAAGGATGCGTGATCGGTCCCCAGGCCGATCTGACCGACGTTGTCGTCGGTGACGGTGCGCACATTCAATATTCGGTGCTGAAAGACGCTCGGGTAGACGACGGAGCGACCGTCGGTCCGTTCGCCTATGTACGACCCGGTTCCCATCTCGAATCGTCCACGAAAGTCGGCTGTTTTGTCGACATTAAGAACGCTCGCCTCGGGAAGGGATCGAAGGTATCGCACCTGGGCTATGTCGGTGATGCGGATGTGGGAGAGGGCGTCAACATCGGTTGCGGTGCGGTGACCGTCAACTACGACGGTGTGAACAAGCACAAAACCATCATCGAGGATGGTGCGTTCATCGGCTGCAATGTCAACCTGGTCGCTCCGGTAACCGTAGGCAAAGGGGCTTACGTGGCTGCCGGTTCAACTATCACGAATGACGTGCCAAGCGATGCCTTGGCCATTGCGCGCGAACGGCAGACCAACAAGCCGGAGTATGCGAAAAAACTGAAAGACAAGCACGGCAAATAA